One Camelina sativa cultivar DH55 chromosome 3, Cs, whole genome shotgun sequence genomic window carries:
- the LOC104777300 gene encoding alcohol dehydrogenase-like 3, whose product MAETQGKVITCKAAVAWGPKEPLVIQEICVDPPQKLEVRLKILYSSICHTDLGFWNGTNEAERAFPRILGHEAVGIVESVGEGVKDVKEGDYVIPTFNGECGECRVCTKEESNLCEKYQVDPMKRVMVNDGGTRFSTTTTKDGGSSQSQRIYHFLNTSTFTEYTVLDSACVVKIDPNAPLKQMSLLSCGVSTGVGAAWNSAKVKEGTTTAVFGLGSVGLAVAEGARARGASRIIGVDANASKFEKSKLMGVTDFVNPKDLTKPVHQMIREITGGGVDYSFECTGNVDVLREAFLSTHAGWGSTVLVGIYPTPRTLPLHPMELFEGRKIAGSVFGGFKPKSQLPNFAQQCMKGVVKLEPFITNELPFEKINDAFQLLRDGKSLRCILQIAKFLKR is encoded by the exons ATGGCGGAGACTCAAGGGAAGGTCATCACTTGCAAAG CTGCTGTTGCATGGGGTCCAAAAGAGCCGCTCGTCATACAAGAAATATGCGTCGATCCACCTCAGAAATTGGAAGTCCGGCTTAAAATCCTTTACTCCTCCATTTGCCATACCGATCTAGGATTTTGGAACGGCACG AACGAAGCTGAAAGAGCATTTCCAAGGATTCTTGGCCATGAAGCTGTCGG GATTGTGGAGAGTGTAGGAGAAGGAGTAAAAGATGTGAAAGAAGGAGACTATGTGATTCCGACTTTCAATGGAGAATGCGGTGAATGTAGAGTGTGTACGAAAGAAGAGAGTAATCTCTGTGAGAAATATCAGGTAGATCCAATGAAGAGAGTGATGGTGAATGATGGAGGAACGAGATTCTCAACCACCACAACCAAGGACGGTGGTTCGAGCCAGAGCCAACGCATTTATCACTTCCTTAACACCTCCACCTTCACTGAATACACCGTCTTGGACTCAGCATGCGTTGTCAAGATCGACCCTAATGCTCCTCTCAAGCAAATGAGCCTCTTGAGCTGTGGTGTCTCCACTG GGGTGGGAGCAGCTTGGAACTCTGCAAAAGTGAAGGAAGGAACAACCACTGCTGTCTTTGGATTGGGTTCTGTTGGACTCGCT GTGGCTGAAGGTGCAAGAGCAAGAGGAGCTTCTAGGATCATTGGTGTTGATGCTAACGCTTCCAAATTTGAGAAGA GTAAACTGATGGGAGTAACAGACTTCGTAAACCCTAAGGACTTAACTAAACCAGTTCATCAG atgatACGAGAGATAACGGGAGGAGGAGTGGACTATAGCTTCGAATGCACAGGGAACGTTGATGTTCTTCGTGAAGCCTTTTTATCCACTCACGCC GGATGGGGATCGACGGTGCTCGTGGGGATATATCCGACGCCAAGAACATTGCCTCTTCACCCGATGGAGCTTTTCGAAGGCCGTAAAATCGCCGGTTCTGTTTTTGGCGGCTTCAAGCCCAAATCTCAACTTCCTAATTTTGCTCAACAATGCATGAAAGGG GTCGTGAAATTGGAACCTTTTATTACCAATGAGCTTCCATTTGAGAAGATCAACGATGCGTTTCAGCTGCTTCGTGATGGAAAATCTCTTCGATGTATTCTCCAGATCGCTAAATTTCTCAAGAGATGA
- the LOC104777301 gene encoding NAC domain-containing protein 12-like → MADTKVNLSINGQSKVPPGFRFHPTEEELLHYYLRKKVNSQKIDLDVIREVDLNKLEPWDIQEECRIGSTPQNDWYFFSHKDKKYPTGTRTNRATVAGFWKATGRDKIICSCVRRIGLRKTLVFYKGRAPHGQKSDWIMHEYRLDDTPMTNGYSDVLTEDPMSYNEEGWVVCRVFRKKNYQKIDDCPKITLSSSPDDTEEEMRPTFHNTQNGNVLDHVLLCMNRTGSNICMPESQTTTKTQLQDDVLFMQLPSLETPKSESQVDQIFMTPNQLDPFNVKEKITGRPVCSNWASLDRLVAWQLNNGHHTCGRKSFDEEEEDGDTMMQRWDLHWNNADNVDLWSSFTESSSSPSSLDPLLHLSV, encoded by the exons atggCGGATACTAAGGTAAATCTGTCGATTAATGGACAATCAAAAGTGCCTCCAGGTTTCAGATTCCATCCCACCGAAGAAGAACTTCTCCATTATTATCTCCGTAAGAAAGTTAACTCTCAAAAGATCGACCTTGATGTGATTCGTGAAGTTGATCTTAACAAGCTTGAGCCTTGGGATATTCAAG AGGAATGTAGAATCGGTTCGACGCCGCAAAACGACTGGTACTTCTTCAGCCACAAAGACAAAAAGTATCCAACCGGGACCAGGACAAACCGGGCAACAGTTGCTGGATTCTGGAAAGCTACGGGACGTGACAAGATCATATGTAGTTGTGTCCGAAGGATTGGATTGCGGAAGACACTCGTGTTCTACAAAGGAAGAGCTCCTCACGGTCAGAAATCCGATTGGATCATGCATGAGTATCGCCTCGACGATACTCCAATGACTAAt GGCTACTCTGATGTCCTAACCGAAGATCCGATGAGTTATAACGAAGAAGGTTGGGTGGTATGTCGAGTTTTCAGGAAGAAGAACTATCAAAAGATCGACGATTGTCCTAAAATCACTCTATCTTCTTCACCTGACGACACGGAGGAAGAAATGAGGCCCACTTTTCACAACACTCAAAACGGCAACGTCTTAGACCATGTTCTTCTCTGCATGAACCGTACCGGTTCTAACATTTGCATGCCCGAGAGCCAAACGACTACCAAAACTCAACTTCAAGACGATGTCTTATTCATGCAACTCCCAAGTCTTGAGACACCAAAATCTGAGAGCCAGGTCGACCAAATTTTCATGACTCCAAACCAACTCGATCCCTTTAACGTTAAAGAGAAGATAACCGGCAGACCGGTTTGCAGTAACTGGGCTAGTCTTGACCGGCTCGTGGCTTGGCAATTGAACAATGGTCATCATACGTGTGGTCGTAAGagttttgatgaagaagaagaagatggtgatacAATGATGCAGCGATGGGATCTTCATTGGAATAATGCTGATAATGTCGATCTTTGGAGTAGTTTCACGGAGTCATCTTCGTCTCCTTCGTCTTTAGACCCTCTTCTTCATTTATctgtatga